The sequence AATGGATTTTGTGTAAGAGTGTACGTCTCCAAACCATAGAAATGCTAACTAACAGTATTGGTAAAATCACCGGTAACATATCTCGAATGTTAATTCCTGAAACTCTTAAGGAGGAAGTCCAGAAAATTAAAATAAACGCTTGAATTACAGCAGCTAGAATAAATGCAATAAGCGAAGACAATAAAGCATCATCAATCCGTAACGACTTGCTTTTCGATATCATGGAATAAGCTCCTAAGATTGCAACAAAAATTATGGGATCGGCTACATGAACAAAATACATAGACATAATCAAAGCAGTATACAGTGGAATGAATCTTGAATTTGGAATATTCTGAACTTTCAGTAAGAGAAATGCACAAATAAATATGATAAAGGCTACAGTGATTGGAGCAAACCAGAGAAAAGGTTGTACGAAATATGACGTACCATTATATGATTTATTCCCCACATATTGCAACAAATCAAGTTCAGGAGTAAGAGAATGCAAGACCTTTGTTTTAGTAAAAAGGATAAATGAAAAATTACTTAATATTGTATAAAATACAATTGAAATTGCTGGGATTCTTCTGTCTACATCTGCAAGGAATCTCTTTGCAAAGATGTAGACGGATATGGGTAAAATGGAACTTAATGTTGTCAGGATAGTAAGAAATGATGTAATAGTGGGAAATCCCGAGAGAATGTTTAATGTAGAACTAAAAGAGTTGAATAGAATATAGTTAAAATCAGTATAGAGATCAGGAGTTCTTGATAGTATTATAGAGTAACTATAATATCTCGATACGTCGGTAGCATGTAGAAGAGTAAAATCTGGATAGATGTAGTAGAAAGATATGGCATAAAAGAAGATGCACAATATTATGGGCAAAATATCGATATTCTTCGATAGCGAATTGATTTTTAATGATGTAACACCTTTAATCTTAAGATGTGTTAGAAATGATGCGATACCAAGTAGGATGAATATAAAAGGTATGGCTACACTTCGAATGCTTTCCTCGCTCCACAAAAGAATCAGGGTACAGAATCCGGACAAAACAAAACTTGTAAGAAAAGATAAAACTACAATCTCCAGTTTTGAGAAATATTTTGTTAGCCTACAGACATTTAAAAGAGCATATCCTGATAGACCAGATGTACAAACAAGTGCTAAGACGAGTCTAGTGGTACTATCCGGTATGTTAAATTGATTCAAGACAATTAAAAGAGATGCAAAATAAATTAGTACGATATCCATAAGTAAAGCTGGAGAAATTCTTCTGACGAAGTCTTTTTTTAGAGCAAACCTGAAATCATAATTGCTCAAAACAACATAAATTGCTACTATAGTAAGGGTTTCAATAACGAAGAGAGGATATTTTATAGAAGAATCTACTAACCACAAAGTAAATAATGAAAAGAGTTCCGCTATTACAACAACTACAATGAGACTCCTTGCGGAATGTATTTGTTTAATTTTTTCCATCAATTAACACTTTATCAAATTAAGAAATTTCTCAGCTATCTTATTTCTATCGAAACATTCTTCGATTAGTAATACCGCTTTTTTACTCGCATCTTTTCTAAAAGAATTATCAATACTTATTCTTTCCAAGCAATCAGCTAACGCCTCAACATTCTCAGGATCTGATACAAGACCTATTTTGTGTTCAAATATTAATTTGCCAAGTGTAGAGTCCTCATAAACAGTAGCGACCACAGGAAGACCGCACGCAAAATACTCAAACGCCTTTGCGGGCAGAGAGTTCTTCCATAACGGATTAGCATCATATGGAACTACCCCCACATCCGCTGCGGAAATTATTTCGGCCAGCTCAATTTTGTCAGACTTTGGACCAAGATAAAAAATTCTATTACGTATGCCTAGATCTTCAGATAAATTTAACACTACTTGGAGTTCAGGACCGCCTCCAACTAGTAATAGTTTTACATTCTGTACTTTGTTAATTAATTTCTGTAAGGCTCTAACTACTATGTCGAGTTTATAGTATTCTCCTATGCCACCACTATACAAAATGATAAAATCTCTTTCATCAAAACCTAGCCTTTGTCTTGTTTTCAGTTTATCATAAGGTTTGAAAACATTAGTGTCTGCACCATTAGATATAATCTTGACATTCCTTACACCCCTTTCTGTCAGACTGTTAGCAAGTGCATTTGTTACAGTTACAACTTGAGCGCTGTTAATATAACATCTGGTTATTAGAGTTTTAAGAAATTTGTATGATTGCTTGTAAAATCCGGACACAGCTCTCTTAATAATGTAATCTTCCCACTCATCTCTGTAATCTATCAATATTTTTTTCCTAAAGATTTTTGCTGCCAGATAAGAACCTAAAGCACAGTCGCCATTTGGAACCGAGATTACAACTATATCTGGTTTTAGGCATATGATCAATATCATAGAAGAAAAAAATGAAGAAACATGGTTGAATATTAATGCAAATATGTTAGTTGCCATTATAATTGGAGTCGTATTGAAAATTTTTGATTCATTCCATTTACCACGTCCTGCTCTACCAAGACTCTTAAAAGAAAATACGCCAGCGATAAAGATCGTAATTCCTTTTCTACTAAAGTAATCTGCAAAGAATGATATCCTAGTCCAAGCGGCGCTAGGAGATGGATTTGAAAAGTGTAAAAAGAATAAGATTTTCAAGTCATTCACCTATATGCACAAATTACAAAAGGTGACAAAGTAGATGAGAACAGATTTGATTCCTTTTGAATTTTGCCAAAGTGATTATCTTGGTAGCATTTTGCATAATTAAGTTTCATAAACATCTCTGTTTAATAGTTATGTAAGTAAAAATATGTACTTCTCTTTCAACAATTATTTTAGTCATTCCTATTGATTAAACACTTGATTAGATTTCTTTGTAAAAACTTAATCAATTTTTTTTTCCTGTGATGAATCTTGTGCTGTATTAATAATTTCATACCATCCCAACGTTGATGATGCCAAATTCTCTTTTCCTAATGGCACAAAAAATACCATAAGCGATAGTATGGCATAGAACAAATCAGTCAATCGCAAATAATGATATTTCTTTATTGCATTAAATTTTATTTTGACATATCCTTTCCGTTGACCCCATTTGGAAGAAGTTACAAAGGAAGATTCCCATTTCCGATAATAACATAGAAATTCTGGAACGTTACCAACTTTGTATCCGTTACTAATTACTCTCAGATAAAAATCGTATTCCTCAGAACCTGAGTATGTGATATAGTCGCCCACTTTAGTCAAGATATCCTTTTCGTAAAGTATTGAACTGTGGTAGAAGGGATTATGGATCATTACGTTATTGCGAATATCAATGTGGGACAATGGAGGTTTAAATCTAGCAATTACATTCCCGTCTTCTGAAATAATGTTAGCCCATGACCCCACAAAATTAAGCTTTTTCTCCAACATGTATTGAAGCTGACGCTCAATTCGGTTTTCTGAACATTTATCATCAGCATCTAAAACAGCAATAAATTTTCCTGTTGATTTCATAAGACCGTAATTCATTGCATCGGACAGACCAGCACCTTTTTCTCTGTAAAAAACTTGTAATCTTCTCTCATCATGAAAACCAGAAATTACTTCACGAATTCCTGCGTCTTTGTCCGGATCGCCCTTATCAAAAACTAGTATGATTTCAATGTTATTGTATGTCTGGGATAGTGCACTCTTCAAGCATTCTAACAGAAAACGTTTTGGAGTATTTCTTAATCTTATTACAAATGATACAAGACCTACATCCATGTGAAAAGTGACAGTCATCTACATTTAGACCTTTCAGGACAATCTTATTGAGGGATACAAATGAGAAGAATTTGACCAATATATTATACGCTACCAATAGTGAATGTATATTTTTATATGACATGGCAGATTTAAGGTATAAATGTTATCCATGTCAAAAATTTGAATTGATGACGTTCCGTTTCTAAAAGAATACAAAAATTTTTAGTAACCTTTTACTCAGAGAAATATTCATAATACAAACTTGAAAACAAATCGTATAGAAAAAACTGAGAATTATTTTGATTAATTTTTTTATCAGGATAGTTATCTCAACAACTTATCGTACATTTTATACAATTCCTGTTCAGAATTATCCCAATTGTATTTTTGTTCAAATGCCTTACGACCGTTGGTTCCTAGTCTTCTACGTAATTCTTGGTCATCTCTGAGACGAACTATGGCTGATTTTATTTGGTTTAGATCATCATATTCTACCTTAATGCCACAGTCTACTTCATCAATTAATTCAAATCCCACGTTTGTGATTACTGGCAATCCCAACATCATGGCTTCAAATGTTTTGACAGGTAATGCGAAGTTGAAATTTGGTATCCTCAAATCGTATAAACAAATCATCACATCACAACTTGCTTCTAGATCTATAGATTCCGCTTGCTGGAAAAGACCTTTATATTTTATATTGGACAGTCTTAAAATTTGTTCTAGAAGGTCCTGGTCCAAAACTTTACCTGCGACTACAAATTCTACACCATCTAGACCCTTTATTGCCTCAGCTATTCTCTCTAATCCACGCATCTTTGCTACTGCACCGGTATAAACCAGAGTCAGAATGTTGTCTCTTGATTTTATTTCATTTTTAGGACGATATTCCGAGCAATTCATTATGATGGCACATTGTTTTGATTTTCTTTTGAATGTTGAAAGTAATTTTTCTGAAACAGTTACAAACATATCAGCTTTTGTTCCAAATATTTCTTCAAATAAATTTACAAGCATATACAATATTGTAAATTTTTGAGGAATGTGTGTCATGGCATATCTGTCAATAATATCAAAAACCAATTTTTTCCTTAATATTATCTTGTAAAGATAACAAGGAAAAATAGTATCAAAATCACACGCGTAAACAACTTGTGGTCTGTAAATAACCAACTTGAAAAAAATCCAAATCCAAAATAAAGGCAAATATGCAACAAGAGAAGGTTTTCCGGCCGGTGCTTTCAGATTAAAAAGTTTGAGTGGAATCGCATAACTCTTAATTAATTCTGCCGAGATTCCTTCTCTATTCCATCCCAATACCGTTACTGGGTATCTTTTCTTTAATGATCTTGCTATTTTCCCTACTCTAGGATCATAAATAATTAAATTTGATCTTACTATAACTGTGTCTGACAAATCTTGATAATCCTACGTTTTTACACATATTTGTGCTACTATTATAAATCATATTTTTTCCAAATAACATACTCTTCTTATTGCATCTGAATAGGTGTACAATAAAAAATCTAGATGATAACAAAAGAAAAATCATAACAACCAAACATATTTCACCAGACTCTTAACATCTTCTTTATATTTGGTGACAAGGGGTGATGTAAAGTATGATCCGTGGTCCAAATATATCTCTCTGTCCTATGGATATGCTACTTTTCAGATGGTTCATAATCTGCTGGACAAATAATATTATGGGAAATGACTAGTCTATGTATTGTATTGTAACACAAGGCAGGATTTCTGAATCAGTGTTTGGAGAGGAGGGTTACGCACTTTCTCTTGGCAGATGGTTAAGGGAACAGAACTTGAATGTAGTCATCATTGGCAGCAAATTTCTGGGCGTAAAAGTAAATTACTTACCTAACCTTGAAATGACTAAAGATAAAAAAAATAATGGAAAAGGAATCGTAGTAAATGCACCGTATGCTGTTTACATGCTTTCTAAGATTTTCTTCTCATTACTTTGTATAGTCAAAATTCTATCAATTAATATGAGTACGCCAATAAGACTAATACACGCATTAGACAGTGGCTATTCAGGCTTGGCTGCAGTAATAACTGGCAAGATTCTGAAAATACCCGTCATAGTAGATTCACACGGAATCAGACATAGAACTCTTACATCTACCCTCAAAGGGAGACTAGGTAAAATATTACTAAAGCTTGAATATAATCTAGATATTTTCACATTAAAGAGTGCAGACAGTACTATGGGTTCGAATTCTGAAATAAAGGACTACTATGAGAAGATTCTTGGTAAAACAGTAGAATACATGCCAACTCCACTAAAATTAAAAAATTTTACGTTCTCACAAACCGATAGAGATTTGATCCGAAAAGAATTAGGCATAGATGATCAAACAAAAATTGTTGGATTCGTAGGTAGGTTATCTCCAGAGAAAAATCTCATTACGTTGTTAGATTCATTTAAAGAAGTAATACAAGACCATCCTTTTTTAAAATTGGTTTTAGTTGGAACAGGCCTCGAGGAATTTCATCTTAAAGAGGAGGCTAAAAGACAACATATTGAAGATAAAATTATTTTTTGTGGCTATCGAACTGATATTTCTAGAATTCTTTCATCCTTCGATATTTTTGTACTCCCATCCTACACGGAAGGTATGTCAAGTGCATTACAGGAAGCTATGAGTTGCGGCTGTGCAATAATATGTAGTGATATTCCGGCGAACCGAGTTTTGATCACACATAGTAAAGAGGGATTGCTTATCAATCCCTATAATTCTCATGAGCTCAAAGACGCTATTGGTTTGCTCTCTACTGATGATTCGTTACGGTCAAAATTAGGTAACAACGCGAAAATTAAAGCAGAACAATTTGATGAAAGCATAATCTTCCCTACGATACTACGACATTATCTTAGGTTAACCAAGAAAGAGACAAATTAGTTTGAAAATATTAAAAATTACACCATCTCAAGATGCGAAATCTGAGGATTAACAATTATACAATAGAACTTTGAATTATAAATTATTGAAAACTGTATTCGTAAAGCCACGATTTAACGGTGTACCAGTGCATCAGATTTACAGGCAAATACAAAGAAATCCACCAGAGGGATATAATATAATAATTCCTGAAAATTCAACTGTAAATAGATTCAGCACACTGACAAGTAAAAATCGTAGTGCAATATACAAAAAAATACTATATCAAGTACAGGCATTACCGTATTTAATTTACCAACTCCGTGACAACGTGCCAATACCGCCAAATACTGATTTGATTTATGCTGCTCAGCACATCATAACCAGTGAGAAACCGTGGGTAGTAGATGCTGAACATGCATCCACTTGGAGTGGATATTCTGATTTGTCCCTGGTGAAGGGAATGATTGCAAAAAAACTGCGACAGGATAATTGTAAAAAAATTATTGCATGGAGTGAGTGGGCAAAAAGAACAATCGTGCAATCTTTTGATGATGAGGTAATACAAAAAAAAATTCAAGTTGTCAGATATACCACTGATGTGAAAACAATTCAAAAAAAGAAAAAAGATTCTATCATACGCTTCCTGTTTATGGGGAGTGCAAATATCGGAAATATGTTAAATTTTGAGTTCAAGGGCTTCTACGAAACTCTTGAGGCGTTTATTAGATTGCAAAAAGAATACGGTAATAAAATACAGCTAGTTATTAAATCAAAAATTCCTGAAAGCTTAAGAAACCAAATTATGAATAATGAGGGTATAGTACTTATTGAAAATATGATCAGCCAGGAAGAAATACAAGATCTCTATCTTACCTGTGATATTTTTCCACATATTGGTTATGAAGTTATGAATCTTTCTGTCTTGGAAGCCATGAGTTATGGTCTTCCAACAATTGCCACTGATATTTTTAACACATCCGAATTAATTCGTGACAGTACTAATGGATTTTTAATACGACCTACTAATATTGAAAAATTTTATTCCAATAACGAATTACCAAATGAACATGCCCTGTCATACTTGCACGAAGTGAGAAAAATCAGATCATATATGACTGAAAAACTTGCCGAGAAAATGCAGTTACTTATAGAGGATAAAAAATTGCGAGATAAAATTGGGGGGGCAGCTAAGAAAACCTTGGAAGAAGGAGAATTTTCTATTACTAATAGAAACAATCTACTAAAAAATATCTTTGATAATGCAAATGACTTACAGTAGACTGTTATTTACTTAGTTCTATGCAGTTTCATCGCTTCCATAATTTTCTCTCTATAAACTGTGCTATCATATCCACTACATACTCTCGTTGCTGTTTGCCAATTTTGTGATGATTTCCAAAGAAAAATGAGTTACGCATAGCCAGCCTTGAATTGTCCAATTTACCGTATTTTAAGTGAGGAATGAATTGTATAGTTGGTTGCTCCAAAAAATTACCTGACATTATAGGACGTGTTTCAATTTTCTTTTTTTCCAAATATTCCAAAAGTGATTTTCTATCAAATGGAGAGTCTTTTTTGATAGTCAATGGATAGCAAAAATAAACTGATCTTGTTCTTGGAGCTTCTTTTGTTAAAATAAAATACTCTTCATACTGTCCAAGTTTTTTATCCCAATATCTTGCGTTTTCCTTTCTTATTTTGATAAACTTTTCTAACTTTGAAATTTGGTGAATGCCAAAAGCACCTTGAATCTCAGTGGGTCTGAAATTATAACCAGTATTTACAAACAAATATCTTGGATCTATGTGGGGGTATTTTCTTGTATATTGATTCTTAAGTTTAAGATCGCGAATCCATCCGAATGCTCTTAATGCTTTAGATAACTCGTATAATGTTTCATCATTAGTAACTATCATCCCGCCTTCAATGGTAGTAATATGATGGGAAAGAAAGAAACTAAAAGTTCCAATATCTCCTATCGTTCCTACTTTTTTACCCCTGTATTGAGCTCCATGAGCTTCACAACAATCTTCCATTATTAGAAGATCTTTTTTTGTTGCAATTTCTTTTATTTTTGACATGTCACACACATTTCCAAGTAGATGAACGGGTAAAAGTAATGAAGTGTTAGAAGAAACCGTATCTTCTAAATTTTCTGTATCTATGCAGAAATTTTCTAAATTAATATCCACGAATTTTGGTTTTAAATTAAGATTGGTAATTGGATAGACTGTTGTTGCCCAAGTAACTGCTGGTGTTATCACTTCGCTATTTTTCTTCAACCTTTTTGAAAACCAAGGATTAGTTAATGCAGATAGTGCCACTAAATTAGCAGATGAACCTGAATTGACCATTGAGGCATAAGAAGATTTGAGATATTTTGCAAATAATTTCTCAAATTTTCTAACCTTTTCTCCCATAGTCACTTTTGTGGTTAACAATGAATCTAATGCTTCTATTATTTCGGCAGATCCAAAGGAGGGCTCTATTAATGGGATCTTACTCTGTCCAGGTATGAAGTCTGTATGCTTTTTGATTTTTTCTTCGATTGCTTTGATTACTGATTTTGGTACAGTGTTCAATTGATCACTTTTTGCGATTCAAGTTCATTCTGTAAGTTTTTGCCCATCCTTCAAAGGGAGTAGCAAAATCAGGCGGATTCTGTCTCATCCAATTAACAGTTCTAGTCAATCCATCTTTAATTGAAATTTCCGGTTCCCATGCCAATACCTTCTTTGCTTTACGATTATCACAAATTAATTTTTGAACATCAAATGGTCTGAAACGTTTCTTGTCAATTGTAATGTGAATCTTTTTTCCTATTATACCAGCTATGATTTCCACTAAATCTTTTATCTTGTAGGTTTCACCGCTTCCAATGTTGATGGTTTCTCCAACCGCATTTTCATTAAACAAAGCGGAAATCATACCTCTAGCTGTATCTGCGACATAGGTAAAATCTCTATACGACTCAACATTTCCAAGTTTTACTGTATCTTTTCTATGTAATATTTGGTTAATAATTTCGGGAATGATATATGGTTGAGTTATTCTTGGGCCATAGGAATTAAAAGGTCTGATAATAACAGCCGGATAATCATGTTCTTTATGTATCGTAAAAACCGCTCGGTCTGCAGCAAGTTTGCTTACGGCATATGTGGATTGCGGAAGGGTAGGATGGTTTTCATCCATTGGATTTTTTTTAGCCGAGCCATAAACTTCACTTGTGGAAACATGGACAAAATTCTTTATACTTTTTTGCTTTATTGCTTCAAGAACAACATTCAAGGTACCATTTGTATTAACATCAAAAAATTCCTGTGGATAGTGATAAGAATCAGGTATAAATGGCAATGCAGCCAAATTTATAATGTAATCGCAATTCCTTAATGCTCGAGAAATTACTCCTCGATTTCTAATATCACCTTTGATAAATTTTACATTTTTGAGATTTGACAAATAGTGTCTTTTACCAGAGGATAAATTATCAAAAACGATGGCATTTGCTCCAAAAGACGATATCTGCCTAATGACCTCTGATCCGATAAATCCTGCTCCTCCAGTAACAAAGATTGTCTTTCCTTTACATTTATTTGATAAGGTGTTATCCATTTGTAGTTTCCTCCATATGTTTTCCTGATTCATTTTGTGAATATTTTGATTTCAAAAATAATCACGATTATTTTAAAATAGCAAATTTCTCAAACATGGGTAAAATTATCAATAAAGATCGGTAGTTAAGATCAGAAATTACTAATGACATAGTAATGTTAATTATGAATATCCTTTTCGCATAGCTCTGCCAATGCTAAACAAAACTACCGACATTAAAATGAGCATTACTCCTACCATAACGCATCCTATGGCAACCATCGTCATTGGGATGGAAAAATACCTAGTATGATTGAAGAGCCCTATTGTCAGAATTGAAAACGCTAATCCAAGGGACGTTAATACAATACCTGGACATCCAAGATATCTTAGAGGACGTCTGAGCGCAATCAATTCCACTAGAGAGTTTACAACCTCTCCAGTATGAGAAATGGGATTCTTAGTCGAAGTCTTTTCTCCTGTATTGTACAGAACTGTGACTTTTTCTTCTGCAATTCTTAATCCTTTTCTTGATGCATCAATGAGAATCTCTGCGTCTGCACCAAACCGCTCTGATTCAAAGCTAATAAGATCTACTGCTTTACTTGAATAAGCCCTAAATCCACTCTGTGTATCTCGGAAACGCAACTCGGATGACATGTTGGTCATCTTGTCTAAAATCTTGTTACCTACTTTTCTGTATGCTGGTATTTGATTATTTTCCTCAAATCTATAGCCTATTACTATGTCGGCCTTTCCTTCAAAGATAGGTTTAACAATTTTATCAATCTCCTGTGGCAGGAATTGACCATCGCCATCCATTGTTATTGTTACATCTGCTTTCAGATATTTTGAAATATTGAAAAGAGATTTCATTGCAGCTCCTTTGCCGCTGTTTTTTGAATGACTTATTACAGTGGCACCACCTTTCTTAGCCTCTGCCGCAGTATCGTCTATGGAACCATCATCGCAGACAATTACATCATCAGAATACTTGAGGCATTCTATTACTAAGTGACGGATAACCCTAGCCACATTATATGCGGGAATACAAACAATAATTTTTTTATCCTGTTCCCTGACCATTGTATCCGATCAAACGAGACTCTTCTATTTGAGTTTTTATCCGTATTATCTATAACACACATGGTTCGTATTATTGATTTATATGCAAAAGTCTCAAGCTCTCATCCATTTTTCTGTGTACAGTTATAATTTCACAAATTATCTTATTAGTAAAAAGACCATCACTACCACAATCATAAAACTATGTTCCCACTGTCTCTTACAGAATTAACGGCTGGATGGTGTGTAGTGTGGTAGTGATTTTATCGGCTTCGGAATTCTATAGAAATTTGGATTTGATAATCTCTATATTGTGAATATCCTGTCTGCGCTTTACAAAATCAATGGAGTGTGTAGGAGATGGGTCTACCCCTCCCATGACAGCTAAATAGATAGACGCATAGTCAAGTAGATAAATTAAATTAATTAATTTGGTTAGAATGTTTCCTGGAACAGAAACCACCTCCTTATAATCAATTCTCTTTGTTCCAAAGTATTCTTTTAGTATTTGCCATTTTTCCTTGGTTGTGATATGGTCATCTTGTCCTTCAATTAAAATTGGTTTGACATTAGTAGGTCTTTCCCAGGAAACAATTTCATTATGACATGCTTCACTTATTTCTTCTAAAAAGACTTGGCTCTTTGTATTTTCATGAAGTGAATTCTTAAATCGGATAGCAGCAGATTGCAATCCGAAAGGATAGTAAATAAGAGGAATTCCTGAAATCCAAGATGCAATATCCAGAGCGAGATTTTTATTATCTAGATTTAATGAGTTTATCTTTTTTTGTAGTTCGTCTAAAGATCTGATAGATTCTAGAACCTCCTCTTTTTTCATAGGAATAATATTCCCTAATGCTTTCAATACACCATATAGAAAGATAGGAAATGATGTCCGAGGAGAATGCATCTGTTGAAAATTTCGATGCTCGATTTTATTTTTTATGCAATATTCTTGCATCTTTCCACCCGAAGAAAAGGCAATTATTTTACAGTTCTTTTTATATGAAGAATCCAAAATCGCAAGAGTTTCCACGGTATTGCCAGAAACACTTGTTGTTACAACCAAAGTATTGGAATCTACTGTCTCTGGAAGAACAAATCCTTTGACTATACTAACATGAACATTAGTTTTCGATAATATGGAAGAAAAAATATCTCCAATAGCACCAGAACCACCCATTCCAGCAAACACTATGTGGTCTATGCCGTTAAAATCAACAACGTCTATTTTTGTTTTGTAAGATTCCAATGCCAGTTCAGGCCATATATCATAAATTTTATGCATTCCGCTGCGGTCGTATTTATTTAACGTAGATAAATCCATCAATGTCATTATGAACTAATGTTCAAGTATTATAATGATTTATCTGTAATGTTCTTTACATACGAATCATTAGGAGAGATGATAATTTTCTATGTTGGAAATATCTTTAACATGGGTCTCATGATATCAAATATTATGCAACTTTATGGCGTCAACAATGATTTCTAGTCTCAATTTGGCAAAGGTTCTTGGTCATGGAAATCCACCCGCCTTGATCATATCTTCCGTAATATTTGGAGCAACTTTATTTTTCTATATTTTTTCAGTCGGTTCTTATTTTCAAGTGGGAATAGCTCCTCTTGAAAATCGTTTTAATTATCATGAACCATTTCTTATTCACATTTTAGACAAACATGTTGATCAGCTAATTATTGTCTGTGGAACAGCTTCTTGGCTTGCTTTGTCTCTATTGAAGAAACCAAAAATTTTCATACCTATAATATATGTCGGCTCTACAGCTATAGCAGCACTTGGAGGTAATATCACTTTTGATGCTGCCATATTATTTTCATTTCCAATTATATTGTCATTTTTAATTTACAATCGCTTTGCAACTGTAAAGATTCTTAGTTACTCAACAAACTTAAATCTAAATTATCTAGCCATACTATTTACTGCTTTAGCCACTGTTAGTTTGATAGTATCAGTGATACAATTATTTTCTTTTCAATCAAACAAAATTATAGTCAA is a genomic window of Nitrosopumilaceae archaeon containing:
- a CDS encoding SDR family NAD(P)-dependent oxidoreductase, with product MDNTLSNKCKGKTIFVTGGAGFIGSEVIRQISSFGANAIVFDNLSSGKRHYLSNLKNVKFIKGDIRNRGVISRALRNCDYIINLAALPFIPDSYHYPQEFFDVNTNGTLNVVLEAIKQKSIKNFVHVSTSEVYGSAKKNPMDENHPTLPQSTYAVSKLAADRAVFTIHKEHDYPAVIIRPFNSYGPRITQPYIIPEIINQILHRKDTVKLGNVESYRDFTYVADTARGMISALFNENAVGETINIGSGETYKIKDLVEIIAGIIGKKIHITIDKKRFRPFDVQKLICDNRKAKKVLAWEPEISIKDGLTRTVNWMRQNPPDFATPFEGWAKTYRMNLNRKK
- a CDS encoding glycosyltransferase family 2 protein; the encoded protein is MVREQDKKIIVCIPAYNVARVIRHLVIECLKYSDDVIVCDDGSIDDTAAEAKKGGATVISHSKNSGKGAAMKSLFNISKYLKADVTITMDGDGQFLPQEIDKIVKPIFEGKADIVIGYRFEENNQIPAYRKVGNKILDKMTNMSSELRFRDTQSGFRAYSSKAVDLISFESERFGADAEILIDASRKGLRIAEEKVTVLYNTGEKTSTKNPISHTGEVVNSLVELIALRRPLRYLGCPGIVLTSLGLAFSILTIGLFNHTRYFSIPMTMVAIGCVMVGVMLILMSVVLFSIGRAMRKGYS
- a CDS encoding SIS domain-containing protein produces the protein MTLMDLSTLNKYDRSGMHKIYDIWPELALESYKTKIDVVDFNGIDHIVFAGMGGSGAIGDIFSSILSKTNVHVSIVKGFVLPETVDSNTLVVTTSVSGNTVETLAILDSSYKKNCKIIAFSSGGKMQEYCIKNKIEHRNFQQMHSPRTSFPIFLYGVLKALGNIIPMKKEEVLESIRSLDELQKKINSLNLDNKNLALDIASWISGIPLIYYPFGLQSAAIRFKNSLHENTKSQVFLEEISEACHNEIVSWERPTNVKPILIEGQDDHITTKEKWQILKEYFGTKRIDYKEVVSVPGNILTKLINLIYLLDYASIYLAVMGGVDPSPTHSIDFVKRRQDIHNIEIIKSKFL